The genomic region GGCGGACAATGCATTTTAGATATAGCATCGGCACGCATGCCGAAAGATGGCGCGGATATTTTGGAGAGTTTTTCACTTCCGGAATACAGCAAGAATTTTAAAGAAGGCGTCGGCATCATTACGCCGCTATTTCGCAGTCAATTGGAGGCCAAAGTGCGCAAAACGAAGCGCATGATGGCAACAAAATTAACAGAGAACGATAATTAAAAATTAAATATCATGGCAAAGAAAGTATTATTATTAGTTGGAGACTATGTGGAAGATTATGAAGCAATGGTTCCCTTCCAAGCGATGGGTGCTGTAGGAATCGAAGTTGATGCTATAGCTCCGGATCGTAAAAAAGGTGATGTTGTGCCTACGGCAGTTCATGATTTTACCGGCGATCAGACGTATAAAGAACTTCGCGGTCACAATTTCGCAATTAATAAAGATTTTGATTCGGTAAATCCGGAAGATTACGATGGACTTTACATAGCTGGCGGCCGATCGGCTGAATATATTAGATTGAACAAGCGTGTTATTGAAATTACGAAGCACTTCTTCGAGAAGGATAAACCTGTTGCGGCAATCTGCCATGGTATACAAGTGTTAACGACGGCTCAGGTATTGAAAGGACGCACCTTGACGGCTTACGTCGCTGTAGGTCCGGATATCGAACTGGCTGGTGGTACTTGGAAGAACATTCCTGCCGACCAAGCGGTTGTTGATGGAAATTTAGTAACCTCACCAGCATGGCCAGGACATCAAGCAATCCTGAAGGAGTTCTACAAATTGTTAGGCATTCAAATTAGTTTATAATCGAGGTAGGCATAGATGGCGCAACAAAGAAGGAAGAAGGTTTGGTTTTTTGCCATTCCGCTCATTTGTTTATTAGGGTATTTTATTTGGGACGCATATTCGCAGCCCTCGATTAAAGATTTACCTGGAGATTTTGAAGAGGTCGCTTTTGTTCGAAATGAGCAAAATAAAGGTGGTATTATTCGAATCTATGCCGTAACGGTTGGCGATCCAATGAATGCACAATATGATCAATGTGCAGATCAATTTCCGACCAATGATTACGGTTCGGTCACTAAAGTTTACTTTTTCGATAAACACAAACCTTTTCCTACTACTTTAAATATTGAAGAGCCTCACTATGACGATAAGAAGTTTGAGGCAATAAATATTCAGAAAAGGTATGGTTCGCAGAAGTGATTTAATAATTTGATTTTATAAAGTTAACATAAAATTAACATAGCACCGATAATTTCGATGCTATTATGAGAGAACTAGAAATGGCAAAAAAATTTATCCCCAGGGATATTAGCTGGTTAAGTTTTAACGCTCGTGTGTTGCAAGAAGCGGCAGATACCGAAGTTCCATTGGAGCAACGCATTAAGTTTCTAGGTATCTTCTCGAATAATTTAGATGAGTTTTTTCGTGTTCGTGTAGCTGCACTGAAGCGCGCGGCCGAGATTAATACCAAAGAAGTATTGGGATCTTTTTATGAAGATCCCAATATTATTTTAGAACAGATAACGCATATCGTTATCAAACAGCAAAAGAAGTTTGATAAGATTTGGTTAGATGTTCAGAAAGAGATGGCTAAGCAGCGCGTCTTTATAAAAACTGCGGAGGACCTTTCGCAGGAACAGTTAGAATTTGTGAAAGACTACTTTGACCGGGAGGTGGAGAGCAGCATTATTCCGCTCCTTCTGGATGAGGTACGCCCCATGCCCTATCTTCGCGACAAAAGTCTTTATCTGGGTGTTGCTATGTATAAGAAGGACTGGCAATATCAGACGAAGTTTGCCATCATTGAATTACCTTCGAGCCAACACGGCCGATTTGTGATCCTTCCGGCACCTAAGAATCAGAAGCATATTATCTTAATTGAGGATGTTGTAAAAGTCAATTTACCTTACATCTTTTCCTACTTCGGTTTTGATGAATTTGTTGCGAACACTTTCAAAATCACGAAAGATGCGGAGTTTGATTTAGATAACGACGTGAATACGAGCTTTGTAGAAAAGATAACAAAAGGCGTAAAAAATAGACGCAAAGGCAAGCCGACGCGCTTTGTGTTTGATAAAGATATGGACCAGATGCTTCTGGAGTTTTTGATTCGGAAATTGGATCTTTCAAAACGCGACAGCATCATCCCAGGTCAGAAAATCCATAATTTCAAGCACTTCATGGACTTCCCAGATGTGTTCAGATCTTATAGAAGACCATTTGAGCGAACTTCATTTGAGCATCCTGATCTCTGCGATGTCGATCGTGTGACGGACGTTATCCTGAAAAAAGATGTGCTCCTCTCCTTTCCTTATCACCAGTTCAGGCCGATGATCGATCTATTGCGGGAGGCGGCTATGGATCCGGACGTGAAAACGATTAAGATTACAATCTATCGGATGGCTACAAATTCAAAAATCGCCAATGCCTTAGTAAATGCAGCGCGTAACGGGAAAGAAGTCACGGTGATGTTAGAGCTGAGAGCGCGTTTTGATGAAGAGCATAATCTGGATTGGAAAGACCGATTCGAAATGGAAGGCGTTAAAGTACTTGTTGGTATTCCGAACCGAAAAGTACATGCCAAACTCTGTATTATCAAAAAGCGGGTAGATAACAAAACCATTCAATATGGTTTCGTGAGTACCGGCAACATCAATGAAAAGACGGCGCGCATTTATGGCGACCACTGTTTGATGACGAGCAACAAGAGCGTGATGGCCGATATCAACAAGATATTCAATGCGCTGCAAAAGCCTAAGATGCCTTTAGAGAACACGATAAAAAATTGTAAAAGTTTACTGACCTGTCCTTTAGATATGCGTCAGCAGATTTTGCAGTTTATCGATAAAGAGATTCTGGAGGCCAAGGCTGGACGAAAAGCGCATGTTATCATCAAGATTAACTCGCTTAGTGACAAAGAATGTATCAAAAAATTATATGAAGCTGCAATTGCCGGCGTTAAGGTCGAGCTGATCGTGCGTGGTGTATATTGCGCAATCAATCAGAAAAAATTCAAAGAGCCATTATATGGTATCAGCATTGTAGATGAGTATTTAGAGCACGCCCGTGTACTCTATTTTTACGCCGCTGGGAAAGAGCTGACCTACATCTCTTCAGCCGATTTGATGACTCGGAATTTAGATTATCGTATCGAAGCAGCAGTAAAAATCAATAGTAAAAAATTGAAAACCGAGCTGAAAGATCTGTTACAAATTCAGTTGAAAGACAATGTGAAAGCCAGGATTTTCGACAACCTGCAAACCAATGAATATGTGACCAATAAGAAGCCTGCATATCGCTCGCAAATTGAAACTTTCATCTATCTGTATGCAAAAACCCGTAAGGATATCGCGGAAGCTATTTAAAATATGACATTGTAGCCTTGTTGTTTTACTAATATTTTTAGTATTTTAGAAAAATATTAGGAGGAAATATGGCTACTGAATTTATTCAAGGTCGTGGTGCACAGGAGAATGTATCGAACATTTTTTTTCAACAAAGCTACAGCAAGGACTTTATAGAGGGGATTGATGAATGGGAGGAGGAAAAGCCGCAAACTCATTTTACGATTGTTCATCCCAAAAGTTTCGTCAACAAAGTGACTAGCCCCGACGTGGGCATGGAATACTCGGCCAACCCCTACCAGGGCTGTGAACACGGTTGTATCTATTGCTATGCACGCAATTCGCATCAGTATTGGGGATACAGCGCGGGCCTGGACTTCGAGACGAAGATTATGGTCAAAGCGAATAGCGTGAAGCTATTCCGCGAGTTTATCAGTCGTAAGTCATGGACTGGGACACCTATTTCACTTTCTGGAAATACAGATTGCTATCAACCTTTAGAACGTAAGTTTCAATTGACGCGCGGAATTTTAAAAACGGCTAGCCAATATGGTCAGCCGGTCAGCATTATTACAAAGAACAGCTTAATATTGCGCGATGCGGATATTATCAGCGAACTTGCCAATAGAAATCTCTGTGTAGTCTATATTTCCATCAATTCTTTAACTGAGGAAACGCGCTTGAAGCTTGAACCTAGAACAGTAACTGCTAAACAGCGCTTGCATGTTATTGAGTCGTTATCAAAGTTGGGCGTTCCGGTGGGCATTATGTGTGCCCCTGTCATCCCGGGTTTGACCGATCATGAGATTCCTAATGTATTGAAGGCGGCTGCTAGTGCTGGGGCGAAATGGGCTGGCTATACAACCGTAAGATTGAATGGTGAGATTGGACAAATATTTGAGAATTGGCTACACAAGGCCTATCCGGATCGTGCGAATAAGATTTGGCATAGTATACAGAGTTGTCATCATGGAAAAGTGAATGATAGCGAGTTCGGAAACCGGATGAAAGGAACCGGAAAGCTAGCGCAAATGATTAAAGATAGCTTCCGTATGCACTGCAAACGCAATAAATTGAACGTAGAGCACTTTGAGTTTGACTGTTCACAGCTTATAAAAAACTCCGATCATCAGCTTAAATTGTTCTAAATTGAAAGCGTTAAGAAGTGTTAAAAAGAAAATGTAACAGCTATGTTGCAGACATAATGGCATCGTGTTTGGTTTAACAAGTACAATAACTATTAGAAAAACATAAATATTGTACTATGAAAAACACATTGAAATTATTAAGTCTTTTGTTTGTTGTCCTATTCACAGTTTCTGCTTGTTCGAAAGATGATGACCCGGTAGATAATGAATTGTTTACTGGAAACTATACGGGTGAGGTTGGTTACACCAATCTTTCTGATAACAGCAAGAATGTTGCTTACGGTCCTGGTTCTGTGCGCGTGTACAAAGTTGGAGACAAGTATTCGTTCGACTTCAAATCTGATAAAGGCAATATTCCTTCATTAACAGGAATCGTGATGCAAAAAGGAGATAACAACACCATTTTCTTTAATTCAGAGGCAATAGGGTCGATTACGATCTCAGAAAGCACTTTAGAAATTGCTTATACAAATCTGGATAAGAAAGAATCGTTTAGAGCAAGTTGCGATAGATAAAATTAGATATTAGATTATAGATATTAGATTTCAGACTGTTTGGTTAAACACCTCAAATCTAATATCTTATATCTAAAATCTAATGTCTAACATCTAATATCATTAACCCCCTTAAACAACATACTATTACTATTGAGGAATAGGCTGTGTTTATCGGGGTAATGAAATTTCAAGCGGTATTGAAGGTTGTTAATGTAGTCGTTTTCGGACTGATCTTTTAAATAATGGTTGACATGATTGCTTACTTCCAGCTTGATTTGATTGCTCGAACTACTTAACCGAATTTTAATTGGATGCGCAGGCATCGTATTATAACCATTAGTAAGCGCATTTTGAACCAATGGGAAGCAGAGTAATGCATGAACTTTCATTGAGGGATCTGCGATATTAAAATCAACTTTTACATGCAGTTCTTCATTTTGAAGTAAACCCCACAGAGAGATATAATATTCCAAGAGTGCTTTTTCTTCCGCAAGCGTATGCACGCTGTCCTTAGAAAGATTTTCTGTCAGTTTACACCAGTTAGAAAAGCGCTCATCCGTTACGACTGTTTTCTCTTTTTTTTCGAACAAATCCAAGAGTGCTGGATCGAGTTCGCTGATAAAATACGACTGCATTGCGCCATTAGACAACAACAAATCCTTTGATTCTTGAGATTGCTTATTGTTGCTTTTTTTCCAAAACATCTCTTCTCTTTGAAGGTTCAACGCCACTAACACCGCCCGACACAGCTAATTTCATAGCATCAGTGGCTGACATATTTAATTTATGAACTTTATCTGCGCTTATGATAGCAACCTGTCCTGCAACAGAATAAGAATATGGAAAGTAAACAATAACTTCACCTTCTAAGCCTATGCTGCTCAAGTCCTTTTGAGTTAGGAAGCCAACCTTCTTTAATCCAAAGTTGTTGACTTCGACCAATACCGGTTCATTGAATTTCTTTGCATCACCAACAAAGGCTTCGGTAAAGTCTTTGATGGAAGAATAAAGCGTATTGAATAGCGGTATTTTGTTAATGGTACGCGTCATCCAACTGCGGATTGGTGCTGTCACTAAGGTTGTAAAAATTAAGCCTACCAACGCAAGCAACAGGATGACCGATAGAATTCCTATTCCCGGGATATAGAGCGGATGTCCGGTTTCATCTTCAAGGAAGTGCTCAGTAATATTTAGCGCACCGTCCAAGGTCGCAACTAACCAAACAATCACGAAGATTGCTCCCGCAACGGGCGCAACGACCAAGGTTCCCTTGATTAAATAATAAAAGAATTGTTGAAAGAATTTACGTAGCATGTTTATTCAAAATAATAGACTCTCTTTACCCTACTAGAAATATTGACCAATAGTTCATACGGAATGGTGCCGATATCTCTTGCCGCTTGCATGATGTCTGGAAAAACCTCTACGGTATCCCCTTCTTTGACTTCAATATCCGTAACATCCAACATGCACATATCCATACAGATAGTGCCTACCGTTGGTACCAACTGATTATTGATTTTCATTTTTCCAATTCCGTTTCCAAATTTACGATTATATCCGTCAGCATACCCAATTTTAACCGTAGCAATTCTGCTATCACGTGTTAATACTCCTTTCCGATCATAGCCAACCGTCTCGGTTTTCGGTAAATCTTTCAATTGCGTTACGGTAGTTCGCAGCGTACTTACTTTCTCTAGAACGCTATTCCCGTTGTCCATATCAACACCATATAGTCCTATTCCTAGGCGAACCATATCAAAATGTGCTTGCGGCCAGCGTACAATTGCGGAGGTGTTCGCAACATGCTTGATGAAAGAATAGCCGATTCCTGCTTCTAACTTAGTAACACAGTTGTTGTAAGTATCGATTTGATACTGGGTAAAACTATCTTGATTAGGATCGCCGGATGCAACCAAATGCGTGAAGCAAGATTGTACTTTAACTTCCTTTTGTTGGTTCAAGCGTTCTATAAGTTCGTTCACTTCATTCGCTAAAAATCCTAATCGATGCATACCTGTATCCAACTTCACATGAATCTTATATCCTTCACGTTTATTGGACCTTAAGAATTCTATAAACTGATTAAGGAAACGCATGGAGTACACCTCTGGTTCCAAATCGTATTGTAGTAATGTCTGAAAAGTATCGCTGTCTGGACTCAAAACCATGATGGGTAATGCGATGCCACCCATCCTTAACTCAACACCTTCGTCAGCAAAAGCTACCGTTAGATAATCGACTTTGCTAAACTGCAACAGGTTGGCGACCTCGAAGCTTCCACTTCCGTAGGAGAACGCTTTGACCATCGCCATCAGCTTAACCTGATTGGGGATCATCGCACGATAGTGCATCAGATTATGCGAAAGTGCATTTAAGTTAATCTCCAGAACGGTACCATGTGATCTCAATGTCAGGCGTTGTACGACCTGTTCAAAGCGGAATGCACGCCCTCCCTTGATCAATATGGTTTCATCCTTGATATTTAAGCTCTCCAATTGCTGGAGTAAGTCTTCTGTAGTCGCAAACCGCAGTATGGCAGTCGTTGAAAGATCATCCAACCACTGATAATCCGGACCGACCCATATCATCCGGCTGATGGATGCGCGAGAAAGTATACCTAACAGCTTCTCTTGAAATTTTTCACTGACCGACAATCCTTCCATATCGGATAGAATTAACGTCTTCTTACTATGTTGGTTCTGCTGTGCTAGAAAATCTAATGATATCTGAAGCGAGGCTAAATCATTGGAATACGAGTCGTCGATTAAAGAACTGTTAGCTATACCCTTTTTAAGCTGCAGGCGCATTTCTAAAGGTCTTAATTGCTGCAAACGTTCAATAATCAACGGTTCAGCATAACCAAAATACATCATTGCCGTGAAGCAAGTCAAGACATTCTCGATGGAAGCTTTATCAGTAAATGGGATGTCGAACGTATGGATATTGCCATTCGATTTAATCGTTAGTTGGGTTCCTTTTCTTGAAGGTTCTTGATTCAACAATTGTATCTCATTGCTATCTTCCTCCCCCCACTGCAATAATTTTATATCTGCGGAGACTTGATCGGCATTTACATATTTCGAGCCAGCAATAAGGACTTTCGATCGTTGAAATAATTTCAATTTCTCTAATAACTTTGCCTGCTTCG from Sphingobacterium sp. BN32 harbors:
- a CDS encoding DJ-1/PfpI family protein: MAKKVLLLVGDYVEDYEAMVPFQAMGAVGIEVDAIAPDRKKGDVVPTAVHDFTGDQTYKELRGHNFAINKDFDSVNPEDYDGLYIAGGRSAEYIRLNKRVIEITKHFFEKDKPVAAICHGIQVLTTAQVLKGRTLTAYVAVGPDIELAGGTWKNIPADQAVVDGNLVTSPAWPGHQAILKEFYKLLGIQISL
- the ppk1 gene encoding polyphosphate kinase 1, with protein sequence MRELEMAKKFIPRDISWLSFNARVLQEAADTEVPLEQRIKFLGIFSNNLDEFFRVRVAALKRAAEINTKEVLGSFYEDPNIILEQITHIVIKQQKKFDKIWLDVQKEMAKQRVFIKTAEDLSQEQLEFVKDYFDREVESSIIPLLLDEVRPMPYLRDKSLYLGVAMYKKDWQYQTKFAIIELPSSQHGRFVILPAPKNQKHIILIEDVVKVNLPYIFSYFGFDEFVANTFKITKDAEFDLDNDVNTSFVEKITKGVKNRRKGKPTRFVFDKDMDQMLLEFLIRKLDLSKRDSIIPGQKIHNFKHFMDFPDVFRSYRRPFERTSFEHPDLCDVDRVTDVILKKDVLLSFPYHQFRPMIDLLREAAMDPDVKTIKITIYRMATNSKIANALVNAARNGKEVTVMLELRARFDEEHNLDWKDRFEMEGVKVLVGIPNRKVHAKLCIIKKRVDNKTIQYGFVSTGNINEKTARIYGDHCLMTSNKSVMADINKIFNALQKPKMPLENTIKNCKSLLTCPLDMRQQILQFIDKEILEAKAGRKAHVIIKINSLSDKECIKKLYEAAIAGVKVELIVRGVYCAINQKKFKEPLYGISIVDEYLEHARVLYFYAAGKELTYISSADLMTRNLDYRIEAAVKINSKKLKTELKDLLQIQLKDNVKARIFDNLQTNEYVTNKKPAYRSQIETFIYLYAKTRKDIAEAI
- a CDS encoding PA0069 family radical SAM protein is translated as MATEFIQGRGAQENVSNIFFQQSYSKDFIEGIDEWEEEKPQTHFTIVHPKSFVNKVTSPDVGMEYSANPYQGCEHGCIYCYARNSHQYWGYSAGLDFETKIMVKANSVKLFREFISRKSWTGTPISLSGNTDCYQPLERKFQLTRGILKTASQYGQPVSIITKNSLILRDADIISELANRNLCVVYISINSLTEETRLKLEPRTVTAKQRLHVIESLSKLGVPVGIMCAPVIPGLTDHEIPNVLKAAASAGAKWAGYTTVRLNGEIGQIFENWLHKAYPDRANKIWHSIQSCHHGKVNDSEFGNRMKGTGKLAQMIKDSFRMHCKRNKLNVEHFEFDCSQLIKNSDHQLKLF
- a CDS encoding DUF502 domain-containing protein, producing the protein MLRKFFQQFFYYLIKGTLVVAPVAGAIFVIVWLVATLDGALNITEHFLEDETGHPLYIPGIGILSVILLLALVGLIFTTLVTAPIRSWMTRTINKIPLFNTLYSSIKDFTEAFVGDAKKFNEPVLVEVNNFGLKKVGFLTQKDLSSIGLEGEVIVYFPYSYSVAGQVAIISADKVHKLNMSATDAMKLAVSGGVSGVEPSKRRDVLEKKQQ
- a CDS encoding bifunctional UDP-N-acetylmuramoyl-tripeptide:D-alanyl-D-alanine ligase/alanine racemase; translation: MYTIDLIREVLELKSFRIADYNQQITELVYDSRKVNQPEHSLFFALTAARDGHDFINDAYLRGVRSFVVSKNVPFLETLSDVNVLFVVDVLDALQRLAVYHRLSFNGTVVGIAGSNGKSVVKEWLYQLLSIDKKVYQSPKSYNSQLGVALSLWNLTSQYDLALIEAGISEPGEMERLQALIQPEVGIFTNIGLAHAQNFISKQAKLLEKLKLFQRSKVLIAGSKYVNADQVSADIKLLQWGEEDSNEIQLLNQEPSRKGTQLTIKSNGNIHTFDIPFTDKASIENVLTCFTAMMYFGYAEPLIIERLQQLRPLEMRLQLKKGIANSSLIDDSYSNDLASLQISLDFLAQQNQHSKKTLILSDMEGLSVSEKFQEKLLGILSRASISRMIWVGPDYQWLDDLSTTAILRFATTEDLLQQLESLNIKDETILIKGGRAFRFEQVVQRLTLRSHGTVLEINLNALSHNLMHYRAMIPNQVKLMAMVKAFSYGSGSFEVANLLQFSKVDYLTVAFADEGVELRMGGIALPIMVLSPDSDTFQTLLQYDLEPEVYSMRFLNQFIEFLRSNKREGYKIHVKLDTGMHRLGFLANEVNELIERLNQQKEVKVQSCFTHLVASGDPNQDSFTQYQIDTYNNCVTKLEAGIGYSFIKHVANTSAIVRWPQAHFDMVRLGIGLYGVDMDNGNSVLEKVSTLRTTVTQLKDLPKTETVGYDRKGVLTRDSRIATVKIGYADGYNRKFGNGIGKMKINNQLVPTVGTICMDMCMLDVTDIEVKEGDTVEVFPDIMQAARDIGTIPYELLVNISSRVKRVYYFE